The genome window CTTCAAAAATCAAACCGGATTGCTATAGGTGAGCTTTAGGCGTTAACCTTAAAAGGGCTTTCAATATTGGGGACTCGCATGGATGCTGGCATTACTATTTTAGGATTGACTGCGGGGGCGCTAACCACGCTTGCTTTTCTCCCGCAGATGTTAAAGACCTATCGCTCTAAATCAGCCAAAGATGTTTCTTCGCTGATGCTGATTACATTTTGTACGGGCGTGTTTCTTTGGTTGGTCTATGGCTACTTCCGAAAAGATGTTGCGGTGATGCTTGCTAATAGTATTACTTTAGTTCTAAATTTGGGTATCTTTTATCTAAAGTTTAGATACAAATAGCCCTATTTCTCTCTGTTTTTTTGATAATTCAATGGGTAAAAGATAGAGGGCAAAAATGCCGATTTGACAAAGTGCCTCATTTTTTGTAGAATTACAGTTATGGGTGGAAAGTGTGACTGCCTGTAAGGTCTTCCGTAAGAAAAGTCATTCTACCCAGAAAGTCTTCCCATCCTCAACCCCTTACCCAGGCTCCAGAATCAAGATTTGTCTCTCCCTTTATATCAGTTGTGAACCTTCCTGCCTTTTCAGACGAACGCCTTCTTTTTACCCCTGCAACGCCTAGCGGCGATCCAATTTCAACCATCTTTGCCTTTCCCAACGAGTATAGCGTCGGCATTACCAGTCTAGGCTATCAGGTGGTTTGGGCAACCCTTGCCATGCGATCCGATCTGCAAGTCAGCCGCCTGTTTACCGACCTGCACGAACCCTTACCCTCAGAACCCGAACTTGTCGGTTTTTCTGTATCCTGGGAACTCGACTACATTCATATTTTCCAGCTTTTAGAGTTTTTAAAAATTCCCCGACGCAGCCAACAGCGCCAAGACCAGCATCCCCTGGTGTTTGGAGGAGGACCTGTTTTAACCGCCAACCCCGAACCCTTCGCCGACTTTTTCGACCTAATTTTACTAGGGGATGGGGAAGACTTACTCGCCAACTTAATTGACGCCTATCAAACCGTTCGTCATAGCGATCGCCAAACCCAATTACGGCATCTCGCGCAAGTACCGGGCATCTACGTTCCTAGCCTGTATGTCGCGAGTTATGAATCGCCAACGGGTGCGATCGCAAGTATCGAACCTCTAGATCAATCTATCCCGGCTGAAGTTGAAAAACAAACCTATCGGGGAAATATCTTATCGGCTTCCACCGTTGTCACCCCTAAAGCAGCTTGGGAAAACATCTTTATGGTGGAAGTGGTTCGCAGTTGTCCAGAAATGTGTCGCTTTTGTTTAGCAAGCTATCTGACTTTACCCTTTCGCACCGCCAGCTTAGAAGGTTCTCTGATTCCTGCCATTGAACGCGGTTTAAGCGTCACTAACCGCATCGGCTTGTTAGGGGCTTCCGTCACGCAACATCCCGAATTTGAAACGTTACTCGACTATCTCAGCCAACCCCAATATCAAGAAGTCCGCCTCAGCGTCGCCTCCGTTCGCACCAATACGGTAACGCCAAAACTGGCTGCAACTTTAGCCAGCCGAGATACCCATTCCATTACAATTGCGGTCGAAAGTGGTTCAGAACGCCTGCGGCAGATTATCAATAAGAAATTAACACAAGCCGAGATCTTACAAGCGGCCATTAATGCCAAAGCAGGCGGTTTAAAGGGCATCAAACTTTACGGAATGGTGGGCATTCCGGGAGAAGAAATGGAGGATTTAGAACAAACCGTTCTAATGATGCGCGATTTAAGGAAAGCAGCACCCGGTTTGCGCCTTACGTTAGGATGCAGCACCTTTGTCCCAAAATCTCACACGCCCTTTCAGTGGTTTGGCGTCAATCCCCAAGCGGAAAAACGCTTAAAATTTCTCCAGAAAGAATTAGGCAAACTGAAGATTGAATTTCGTCCAGAAAGTTATAACTGGTCG of Desertifilum tharense IPPAS B-1220 contains these proteins:
- a CDS encoding SemiSWEET family sugar transporter, which encodes MDAGITILGLTAGALTTLAFLPQMLKTYRSKSAKDVSSLMLITFCTGVFLWLVYGYFRKDVAVMLANSITLVLNLGIFYLKFRYK
- a CDS encoding radical SAM protein, with product MNLPAFSDERLLFTPATPSGDPISTIFAFPNEYSVGITSLGYQVVWATLAMRSDLQVSRLFTDLHEPLPSEPELVGFSVSWELDYIHIFQLLEFLKIPRRSQQRQDQHPLVFGGGPVLTANPEPFADFFDLILLGDGEDLLANLIDAYQTVRHSDRQTQLRHLAQVPGIYVPSLYVASYESPTGAIASIEPLDQSIPAEVEKQTYRGNILSASTVVTPKAAWENIFMVEVVRSCPEMCRFCLASYLTLPFRTASLEGSLIPAIERGLSVTNRIGLLGASVTQHPEFETLLDYLSQPQYQEVRLSVASVRTNTVTPKLAATLASRDTHSITIAVESGSERLRQIINKKLTQAEILQAAINAKAGGLKGIKLYGMVGIPGEEMEDLEQTVLMMRDLRKAAPGLRLTLGCSTFVPKSHTPFQWFGVNPQAEKRLKFLQKELGKLKIEFRPESYNWSVIQALISRGDRRLSHLLELTRHYGETLGSYRRAYKELAGTLPELDYFVHANWDEQQILPWEHLKGPLPTSTLQKHLASATAQFSPVL